The region GGCGATCGACGATCAGAAGTGGGTTGCCGAGAACAAAGCGAAAGTGGTCGCGACACGCGGCAAGATGACTGCCCGACTGCGACAGATGGGGTTCACTTGTCCTGATTCGCAGGCCAATTTCGTTTGGGCAACCAAGCCAGGCGTCAAACTCAAACCGATCTACGAATTCCTCAAGCAAAACCACGTTCTGATCAGATACATGCAATACCCCGGAAATACCGAGGGCATTCGTATTTCGGTCGGCACCGACGGCCAGACGGACGTATGCTTGGACTTGATCGAGCAGTACCTCCAGCAAAACTCCTAGAACCTGCACAATCGCTCGCCCATGACTCGCATTGCCAAAATCGAACGCGACACGACCGAAACGCAAATCAAACTCGAGCTGAACCTCGACGGCTCCGGGAACTTCTCCGGCAGCACCGGCGTCGGTTTCTTCGACCACATGCTGCAGCTGTTCACGCGGCATGGCTGCTTCGACTTGAATGTCGACGTAAAGGGCGACTTGCACGTCGATCAGCATCACACCGTCGAAGACACCGGAATCTGCATCGGGCAGGCCATTCGCGAAGCAATCGGCGACAAGATGGGCATTCGCCGTTATGGCCACTTCACGCTGCCGATGGAAGAAACACTCTGCAGCACGGTGTGGGATTTAAGTGGCCGGTATTACCTGGTTTTCAATGCACCGTTCACGACCGAAAAGATCGGCGAGTTCGACACCGAATTGGTCGAAGACTTCTGGCAAGCCCTCGCCGCCAACGCGCTGTGCAACTTCCACGTGAACATTCACTATGGTCGCAACAACCACCACATCTCGGAAGCGATCTTCAAGTGCGCCGCTCGCAGCCTTCGCATGGCGGTCGAGCACGATCCACGTTCCCCTGGCGTACCGAGCACCAAGGGCACGTTGAACTCGTAGCGCACTTTTTGCTTGCCTGAACCGCTTGACGATGGCCACAATGGCTCGTGAAATTCCTCATCCTTCACGAGTCGATATCCGGCCATGCACTTTTCTTTCCACGATCTTGAAAATCCCTACGAGGTTCGCGAAGACTTCCCGCGACCGAACTGGGACGCTGCCGCAGCTTGGGTCGATACCCACATGGCAGACGACTACTTGGACGAAGCCTGGA is a window of Bremerella sp. TYQ1 DNA encoding:
- the hisB gene encoding imidazoleglycerol-phosphate dehydratase HisB; the encoded protein is MTRIAKIERDTTETQIKLELNLDGSGNFSGSTGVGFFDHMLQLFTRHGCFDLNVDVKGDLHVDQHHTVEDTGICIGQAIREAIGDKMGIRRYGHFTLPMEETLCSTVWDLSGRYYLVFNAPFTTEKIGEFDTELVEDFWQALAANALCNFHVNIHYGRNNHHISEAIFKCAARSLRMAVEHDPRSPGVPSTKGTLNS